Genomic segment of Deltaproteobacteria bacterium:
TCGTAGAGGAGGGAGATCATCGGAAGCTGATGGCCATGGGGGGAGAGTATCGCCGGCTCTACCGGATCCAGTTCCGGGACATGGAGACCATCGTAGAGGCTCCATCAGCCCCCGGAGTGGCATGATCCGCGGGCCCTCGGCCTCAGGGGTTATCGTATTGCAGCAGACAAGACGGGCTCTTTCGGGAATCGACCAGAGCAACCGAGCCCTCGGGTTGAAGAGAAGGCAGAGTGACAAAGAGACGGAGAGGCCTCCTTCGAAAACTCGGCGAGAGTATCACCCTCTTTCTGATCCCCTTCTTCTCCTACGGGCTGTTCTGGCTCTATCGGCTCACCCTGCGGGTCGAGACGGTCAACGCCCAGGCCATCAGCGCCTTTTTTGGGGGGAATGATGAAGAGCCAGTGATCATGGCCTTCTGGCACGGCCGTCTGCTCGTTGTGCCTTACCTCGCCAGGAAGAGGCGGATCGCCATCATGATCAGCCGGCACAGGGACGGGGAATTGATAAACAGGGCGGTCAGATTCTTTTCCATCGACTCGGTGAGAGGATCGACCACACGAGGCGGAATCCAGGCCTTACGGGGGTTGATCAGGGCCCTCAAGAGGGGTTCCCATGTCGCAATTACACCGGACGGCCCCAGAGGACCGCGCAACCGGGCACAGATGGGAGTGATCATGCTGGCCGCTGCTACCGGAAGACCCATCCTGCCGGTCACCTATGGAGTCTCAAAGGGAAAGACCTTCAAGAGCTGGGATCGATTTCTTCTCCCCTACCCTTTCTGCCGGGGAGTTCTTGTCTGGGGAGAACCAATCTGGGTGGACCCGGAAGAAGGCCAGGCGGGTTTCGAAGAGAAGAGGAAGATCCTCGAGGCTAGGTTGAACGAGATGACCCTCGAGGCCGACAGCTATTTCGACCGATGATCTACGGGGCATACAACACGCTTCTAGTCCTATCCCTCCCTCTGGTAGTGCCTTACATTCTTCTGAAGGACAGAAGGATCAGAGGGACCTCCTCGAGGCTTGGCGGGAAGCCGCCCATGGGGAGGCAAAGACCCGAGGCCGGACAGGACCACCCCCTCTGGTTCCATGCCGCATCGGTCGGCGAGGTGAACATGGCCCTTCCCCTCATGGATGCCGTCCACCGGAGGTTCCCCCACTTTCGGCTGTATCTGTCCACCATGACAGAGACCGGTCAGCAGGCGGCGGCGAGACTCCTCGAGGGGAAAGGTACGACCTTCTTTCTGCCTCTCGATTTCCCGTGGACGGTCAGCAGGATCCTGGGGAGCCTGGCGCCGAGAGCCCTGTTTGTCGCGGAGACGGAGATCTGGCCGAACCTCCTCCGCCAGTGCCGGAGGAGAAGGATACCCGTGGTACTGTTCAACGGCCGGATCTCGGATCGATCCTTTGAGAGGTACCGGAGGTTTCGGTTCTTCTTCAGGGAGGTCATCCAGGGATTTGCGGCATTGGCCATGCAGTCGGGCAGGGATGCCGAACGGATCATCGAGATCGGCGCATCTCCGAGCCGTGTCAGGGTTACCGGGAATGTCAAATTCGACAGGCCGATCCCTCGTCTGACAGCAGAGGAGGCCGGAGCACTCAGGGCAGGACTAGGAATCAAGGAGAAACAGCGCGTCTTTGTTGCCGGCTCCACCCACAGGGGCGAAGAAGAGTTGGTTCTGGAGGCCTTCCGGCGGCTCAAACAAACAGAGCCCTCCCTCGTCCTGATCCTGGCGCCGAGGCATCTTGAGAGGCTCGGGGAGGCAATAAAGGCCCTGGACAGAGGAGGCCTCTGTTGGACCAGGAAAAGCCAAATATCGAGGGACGGGCCTCGGGCCGATGCAGTTCTCCTCGACACCATGGGGGAGTTGGGAAGGATATACGGCATCGGAGACGTGGTCTTTGTGGGCGGAAGCCTCGTCCCCGTGGGGGGACATAATATCCTCGAACCGGCCGCCTTCGGCAAACCGGTCTTGTTCGGACCCCATATGGAGAATTTTCGTGAAGTCGCTCGAATCATCAAGGCCGAGGGAGGCGGGATAGAGATCAGGGACCAAGGGCAGCTCTTCGAGGAGACTCACAGGCTTCTCACGGATCGCTCCTACTACCGTCGAGTCGGCCGTGCCGCCCTGCGCACGATCCGCAACAATCAGGGAGCGAGCCAGAAGACCCTTGAGATATTTGAGAAGTATTTGAAACCAGGTGACGCATCCCCATGAACCCTGTGGTAGCCATTGTGGGACGTCCCAACGTGGGCAAGTCGACCCTGTTCAACAGGATCATCCGAACCAGAAAGGCCATCGTGGAAGATGAGCCGGGGGTCACCCGGGACCGGAACTACGGAGAGGCATCCTGGGGCGACAGGTCTTTCACCCTTATCGACACGGGCGGATTCGAGCCGGTCTCCCGGGAGAGACTTCCGGCCCAGATCCGCGAGCAGATACAACTCGCCATCGAAGAGGCCGATCTGATCATCTTTCTTATGGACGGGAAAGAGGGACTCACACCGGCCGATGAGGAGATCGACCGCCTCTTGAGGGCCCATCACAAGCCCCTGATATACACGGTCAACAAGATCGACAGCCCCCAACACGAGGCCAGGGTTTTCGATTTCTACTCCCTTGGGGTGGACCGGATCTTCCCGGTGTCGGCTTCCCACGGTTACGGCGTCGAGGAACTCCTCGACGAGATCACCAGGGCCCTTCCCCGGGGAGGTCCCGTGGTCGATGAGGAACGCATAAGGGTGGCGGTGGTGGGCAGGCCCAACGTGGGCAAGTCTTCCTGGATCAATCGTGTTCTCGGGCAGGAGCGACTCCTGGTGGACGATCGGCCCGGTACCACCCGAGACGCGATTGACACCCCTTTTGCCATCGGCCCCAGAAAGTATCTACTCATCGATACGGCTGGAATCCGGAGAAAGAAAAAGATCGGTCTCCGCCTGGAGAAGTACGCCGTCGTCGAGGCACTCAAGAGCATAGACAGGTGCGATGTGGCGCTCCTTCTCCTGGATCCCTTTGAAAAAGTGACCGAGCAGGATGCCCGGATCGGAGGCTTCATCCAGGAGAAGGGAAGGGCCTGTGTCATCGCCGTGAACAAATGGGACCAGGTGAAAAAGGACAATACCACGGTGAAGACATACACAGAGGAGATCAGGCAGGGATTGAAACATCTGGCGTACGCGCCGATAGTCTTTATCTCCGCCTTGACCGGGCAGCGAGTGAGGAAGACCCTCGATCTCATCGACCAGGTGGCCACGGCCCACCAGAAAAGGGTCGGCACCAGCCTCCTTAACACCTTTGTCCGTGAGGCCGTGGAGAGGTTCCCCCCGCGGGTCCACAGAGGAAAGAGGGGAAAGATCTACTTTGTGACCCAGGCTTCCACAAAACCGCCTACTTTTGTGGCTTTCGTGAACGATCCTGACGCCATCCACTTCTCCTACGAGAGATACCTGATCAACCAGATCAGGGAACGCTTTGATTTCCAGGGAACCCCTATAAGGATCTATTTTAGGCCCAGGGGTTAGGGGAGGAAAGACCTCTCCGCGTCGAGGGTATGACCCTAGGGAAACCGCAGAGGGGGTCCTCGGCTCTTGCTGCCCTCCGGGGTGAGAGGAGATCCCTTTCTCCACGGCAACATTGGGATGGCCCGAGTTTCCTGACTTTTCGATCGAGGATTCTTCCAGGTAGTTCGGCTTGACAGTTCCTTCTCTGTTTGACGGGGGAACGTCGTCGGTGGCTTTGAACCTGCCCTCTACCTTCCCCCCAGAACCATTTGACAGCCTACCGAATTCCCTGTACCCTGAAGGGTAATTTCCGAAGGAGGAGGCTTCTTTCGTGACCGATCCGGCAGGGCAGGCAAAACGGCTTTCCGGGGCGGAAGCCGCCCGGCTCGTCAAGGAGGGGGCCGTCGTCGGCCTTGGGACAGGTTCGACAGCCTCCCATGCCATCCAAGAGCTCGGCCGTCGAATCCGCGAGGAGGGCTTGCATCTGGTGGGGATTCCAACTTCCTACCAGGCTGCGGATCTCGCTCGGCGCAACGGAATTATCCTGCAGACCCTCGACGATGTGGACAGAGTCGACATCGCAATCGATGGAGCCGACGAGGTGGATCCCCATAAGAACCTGATCAAAGGAGGGGGCGCGGCCCACACAAGGGAGAAGGTCATCGATTCGCTGGCCGACCTCCTCGTGATAGTGGTGGACGATTCCAAGCTCGTCGGCAGGCTCGGTGAAAAATCACCTATCCCGCTGGAAGTCATCCCCATGGCCGTGGTGCCGGTGATGCGCCGCCTCGAAGCCATGGGCGGGCAACCTGCTGTCAGGATCGCCGTGGAAAAGGACGGTCCCGTCGTGACCGACCAGGGAAACCTAGTGATCGATGTTCGATTCCCCATGATAGAGGATCCCGAGACCCTGGAGTCGGCTCTCAATGACATCCCCGGGGTGGTCGAAAACGGCCTATTTATCGGGCTGGCCGACCTTGTCATAGTGGGGGACAGGCGTGACGGTACGATCAGGAGGATCGAGTAGAGTGGACCGCACGACGCCGTGCTCACCGAGCCCGGGAAACACGGAGAGTCCGTGGAAAAAACTCGGAAGTCTGGAGAAAAGACTTGACAACCGGTATCCTATCATGTTAGAAGCGTTTCTCTCCTTTTGGTTGCAGGGAGGTGGAGAGATGGACATGGACATGCAGGACCCGGGCAGCATGCGGTACGGCCACGGAAGTAGCCGTTCTGGTCTCGGGGGAAGAGGTCCCGGGAGAGAGACCGACTCCGGATGATCTGACTCTTTGATGCGCCTTTCCAGAAAGGCGGCTCTTGATCTTTCCGGAATATTCAGCCCCACCTTCGGAAATCTTCCCAGAGCCCGAATGGGTCTCCTCAAGCAAGACCGCTCCAGCCCAGGATCCCGTAAATTCCACGGAACCTTTTGAAGCCGAACTACACCCGCAGACCTCTGATCCGCGCGGCACGCGACGGAGGAGGACGGGGTACGGCCGTGGGGAAGGCAGGTGATGGTCATGATATGGATCATGGAGATCCCCCTGGTGGGGGGAAATGGGAAGTTCCTTCCGGTATTGAGGCCGGAATCGGTCCGGTCAATAACCAGAGATCCGTAGCAAAGAAGGCTCTGCCTTTTAGGAGGAGATAGATGAAAACAGTCGAGCAGATCAATGAGAAGATCAAGAAGGGAAAGGCTCTCGTCCTCACTGCCGAGGAGGTGATCGATTTTGTCGCCAAGAAGGGCACAAAGCGGGCGGCGGAAGAGGTCGATGTCGTTACGACCGGTACTTTCGGTCCCATGTGTTCATCGGGTGCCTATTTCAATGTCGGTCACACCAAACCCAGAATCAAGATCGGTGGGGGAAAAGCCTATCTTAACGGCGTACCCCTTTACACGGGTTTTGCCGCTGTGGATATCCTCATGGGTGCCACCGCCATGGCCGAGGATGACCCGAGAAACGCCGTCTTCCCCGGAGAGTTCGCCTATGGGGGAGGCTACGTAATAGAAGAACTGGTGGCAGGCAAGGAGGTCCACCTTACCGTTACGGCTTACGGGACAGACTGTTACCCGAGGAAGAAACTCGATACCCGTATCAGCCTCAAGGACATGAACGAGGCCGTCCTGTTCAACCCCAGAAACTGCTATCAGAACTACAACGTTGCGGTCAATCTCTCGGACCGTGCCATCTACACATACATGGGAGTTCTTCAGCCCCGCCTTGGCAACGCCAACTACTGCAGTGCGGGCCAGCTCAGCCCCCTGCTCTGTGATCCTCTCTATCGGACGATAGGCGTGGGAACAAGGATATTTCTAGGCGGAGGGACGGGCTACGTTGTCTGGAACGGCACTCAACACAACCCCTGTGTGCCCAGGACGGATCTCGGAGTTCCCAGGGTACCGGCCGGAACCATTGCCGTGCTCGGCGACTTGAAGCAGATGAGCCCAAGGTGGTTGCGGGGTACCTCCTTCAGGGGTTATGGGGTGACCCTCACCGTCGGGATCGGCGTGCCGATCCCCGTCTTGGATGAGGATGTACTCGTCCACGCTGCGGTCAGGGATGACGAGATTCTGGCCCAGATCGTAGACTACAGCCAATCCTATCCCCGGAGGGAACCGGAATCCCTGGGAGAGGTCAGCTACGCCCAACTTAAGAGCGGCGAAATCTCTGTCAGGGGAAGACAGGTCCCCACCGCCAGCCTCTCGAGCTATGCCCGGGCCAGGGAGATCGCCCAAATCCTGAAGGACTGGATCCAGAGAGGAGAATTCCTTCTGGCAGAGTGTGTCCAGAGGCTTCCCTCGGCAGACTCGGGGATCGTCTTCAAGGGACTTCAGGAAAAGCCTTTCAGAGTCAAAAAGACCGCTTGATCCACTCGGTGGATCCGAGCTCGAGGCTGCTGCTCGGGGAGTTCAGACTCCCAAGAATGTGCGGATCCACCAGAAGGGAGGATTTTCTCATGACAACGACAAAGGTGACACTCAGGTTTCCACCCCACCTCACCGATCAACCAGTCACGTACAAACTGATCAAGGAACACGATCTCATGGTCAATATCCTCCGGGGTCACATCACGCCCAAGGAGGAAGGCATGCTGGTCCTCGAATTGACAGGAACCAAGAAACAGCTCGACAGTGGAATGGAGTATCTCGCCAACCTCGGAGTTGAGACAAAGCTGCTGTCCAAGGACGTGAAATGGTTGAAAGACCGGTGCACCCACTGTACCGCATGCACATCCCTCTGTCCCACCCATGCCCTGTCGGTCGACAGGGATACCATGCTGGTGAGCTTTGACAAGGCAAAGTGCATCGCCTGCGAGATGTGTGTCACCGTCTGTCCCTACAAAGCCATGGAGGTCCAATTCTAGGACTCAGCAGGATCAACGGAACGGCCGAAGCGTGGATGCCATTGCCCCGTTATGGTAAAATAGACGATCGAGGGGCCGTAGACAGCACAACCGAGGCGGGCAGACAGGATGAGAACCGTCTATCTCGATCACAGCGCAACCACCCCCATAAGGCCGGAGGTTGTCGAAGCGATGCATCCCTATTTCATGGATATCTATGGAAATCCGTCGAGCATCCATGCCTTCGGCCGGGAAGCCAGAAAGGCTCTTGAGGACTCCCGGGAGCAGGTGGCGGCAATACTCGGGGCATCACCCGAGGAGATCGTATTCACCAGCGGCGGGACAGAGGCTACAAACCTCGCCATCAAGGGTGCTGTCCGGGCTCATGGGAAGCCGGGAAGCCGCATCATCACCTCCTCTATCGAGCACCATGCCACACTCCACACGTGCCGCTACCTGGAACGGAACGGCTTCGAGGTGGTCTACCTTCCGGTGGACAGGTATGGAAAGGTGAATCCCTCTGATGTGGAGGAGGCCATCACCGAAAGGACGGTCCTTATCTCCATCATGCACGCGAACAATGAGGTGGGGACAATCGAACCCATCGAAGAAATAGGGGATATCGCTCGTTCCAGGGGGGTTCCTTTCCATGCAGATGCCGTTCAATCGGTGGGAAAGATTCCTGTAAGAGTGGATAAGCTGAAGGTGGATTTTCTTTCCCTCTCCGGGCACAAGATCTATGGCCCTAAAGGCATTGGTGCTCTCTATGCCAGAAGGGGGGTTCCCTTTGAACCCCTCTTCCAGGGGGGGCACCACGAATCGAACCGGAGGCCGGGAACCGAAAACGTCCCGGCCATCGTGGGGCTGGCCAGGGCCATGGAGCTGGCAGAGGCGGAGATGAGCGTGGTTTCTCGCCGGGAGAGGAATCTCGTGGCTTTTCTTTGGGATGCCATCCAGACCAGAATAGAAGAGGTCCACCTGAACGGCCACCCCTTTGACCGCGTCCCTCCCATTCTGAACGTCTCCTTCGATTTCGTGGATGGAGAGTCCGTAATCCTCAACCTCGACCTCAAGGGGATCGCGGCTTCCACCGGATCGGCCTGCACATCGGGGGCCGTGGAGCCCTCCCACGTTCTTCTTGCCATGGGGATTCCACGGAGCCGCGCGCAAGGGGCGGTGCGGTTCTCTCTCGGAAGGGAGACGACCCAGGAGGACCTGGACTACACCGTCGAGGTCCTGGTGGAAACCGTCACCCGGCTCCGGTCCATGTCTCCGGCATACGCCGATCGCAAAAGAGGGAGGAAGAGGCATACCGGGTCTTTCCCGCTGACTTCTCTGAAGGGCTAGCTCGGGACCGCACCATTGCTCGAATAGGGCGCTCATCCGATGCTCCAAAGGAGGAACCGCCCGGTTTGGAGGCCACTACCATTGTTCAGAGAACGGCCACTGCTGCTTTCAGCGGGGAGCAGTCATCCGAATTTGTTCGGCCATCCCCGAATAGTCTGGAGCCTGGAGGGCCGGCCCGGATGGAGGATCAAAACAGAGCGGTTGTGGCTATGAGCGGCGGCGTGGACAGCACGGTGGCGGCCTACCTCATGCTCCGGCAGGGTTACGAGGTGATAGGCCTGACCATGTGCATCCGCGACATGGATGATTTGGAGGGGCACGAACAGGACCGTCCCCGTTGCTGCGGTCTCAGGGACGTGGAAGACGCCAGAAGAGCGGCCCAAAGCCTCGGAATCCCCTTCTACGTTGTAAACCTGAAGAAGGAGTTCAACGATCTCGTTGTGGAGTACTTCTGCAAGGAGTACCTCGATGGCAAGACTCCGAATCCCTGTATTGTCTGCAATGAGAAGCTCAAGTTCGGCAGGCTGTGGGAGAAGGCGCGGGCTCTGGAGGCCGGCGCCATCGTTACGGGCCATTACGCGCGGGTCGACTACGACGAGGAGAGAGGCAGGTATTTGCTCAAGAAAGGGGTGGACCCTAAGAAGGATCAATCCTACGTGCTTTTCTCCCTATCCCAGTATCAGCTCTCCCGGGTCCGTCTTCCCCTGGGAAGACACCACAAGGACTGGGTGAGACAAACGGCCAGGGAAGCGGGGATGAGGATCTCCGAGAAGGCCGACAGCCAGGAGATCTGCTTTGTTCGCCGGGGGGATTACAGGAACTTTCTCCAGAGGCGGCTCGGGAGGAGCGGGGAGTCCGGCTCCATCGTCGACACGGAGGGGCGCGTATTGGGAACCCACAACGGTATCTACGGCTTCACCATCGGGCAGCGGAGGGGGCTGGGAGTCTCGACAGGCCGCCCCCTCTATGTCGTCCATATCGACAAGACCTCCAACACCGTCACCGTAGGGGGAGAGACGGAAACCTTTCAGGACCGGTGTGTGGCATCTCGAGTCAACTGGATCGCCCTGGAGTCCCTCACCCGTTCCGAGACCGTGGAGGCCAGGATCCGGTACAACCACCCGGGTGCAGAGGCGACAATCGAACCCCTCGAAGACGACAGGGTACTGGTTCGATTCAGGAGGCCCCAGAAGGCGGTCACTCCGGGACAGGCCGTGGTCTTCTATCAGGGGGACGTAGTTCTGGGCGGAGGCTGGATAGAGGGGGAAGAACGGTGAGCGGACTCGGCTCCGATCGAGCCCAGGAGGAGAAGCTCAAGCGCCTGCAGGAGATACTCCGCTCCATGGGCTCCCTTCTGGTTGCTTTCTCGGGAGGAGTCGACAGCACGTTTCTGCTGGCAGTGGCCGAGGACGTTCTTCCCAAGAAGGCGCTCCTTGCCGTCACCGGCCTTTCACCGACTTTTCCCGACCGGGAGCTTGCCGAGGCGAAAAGGCTTGCCGCTCTTCTCGGTGTGGAACACATCCTCATTCCTACGGGGGAGATGGAGATTCCCGAGTTTCGGTCCAATCCGGCGGATCGGTGCTATTACTGCAAGAGGGATCTCTTCTCCCGCCTGAGAGAGACCGCCGACAAAAGGGGAATCCCTTGGCTGGTGGAGGGATCGACCCTCGACGATGTCTCCGACCACAGACCCGGAAGAAAAGCAGCAAAGGAGCTCCAGGTCCGGAGCCCTCTGGAGGAAGCCGAGTTGACAAAGGCAGAGATTCGATCCCTCTCGAAAAACATGGGCCTGCCCACCTGGGACAAGCCGTCCTTCGCATGCCTCTCTTCCCGTTTTCCCTACGGTGATCCCATCACTGAGAAGGGCTTGAAAATGGTCGATCGTGCCGAACAACTGCTTCTCGACCTCGGCTTCAGACAGGTCCGGGTCAGGCTTCACGGCTCGATGGGTCGAATCGAGATCCCGGGCACCGAAATCTCCCGATTTCTGGAACCGAAACTGAGAGAGAGAGTCACTCGGGGCTTGAAAGAGATGGGCTTTACCTATGTGGCCCTGGATCTGGAGGGCTACCGGTCCGGGAGTATGAACGAACCCCTGCACCTTCCCGGGGATGTCAAACCCGGATAAGCCGTCTTCTGGTTAACATTTCTAAAGAAAGATCCGATCTAATTGTTATGGTGAGAAACAGGATCAGGGGATCTTTTTTTGTTGTCTGTGCCCTTCTCCTTCTGTTAGGGCCTCCAGACGGTTTGGGCGCCTCAAGGGAAACAGGCGGTCCTTCGCCCCGGGTCCTGGTCAAGGCCAAGGACGACCTTTTGACCTTGAAGGCCACGGATGCGCCTCTGATAGAGGTCTTGACCCGGATCGTCAACGAGACCGGTATCCGCATCACTCTTCATGGCGAACCCGACGATGTGCTGACCGCCGATTTCTCCGACCTTCCCCTGGACAAGGGGTTGAGGCGATTGCTCAAGGACTGGGACTACGTTCTCATCTACGACCAAGCAGAGGGAAGGCACGAATCCCCGAGGATCAGAGAAGTGATCATCTACCCCGGGAGAGGCGGGAGCATGAAGGAGGGATTGGAGTCGAGGGTGATCACCCCTGAGGAACGCCCTGCTGAAGAGCACGGCGGAACATCCTTCGACTCCATGGTCAAGAAGCTGAAGCACAAAGACCCTGCTGTTCGGGCCGAGGCCGTGGACAGCCTGCTGGATTCTGAGGATAGGCGCGCGCTTTCCCACCTGGCCCGTGCTCTCCTGAACGACGAATCCCCCGAGGTGAGGGAGAGTGCGGCCGAGGCACTGGGAGAGCTGGGGGAGAAAAAATCCGTCAACTCTCTTGCACGAGCTCTCCATGACAGGGACGCAGGTGTGAGGGAGACCGCCGTGGATGCCCTCGCAGAGATAGGCGGCCCGGAGGCCGTCAAAGCCCTGAAGGTTGCCCTGGGGGACGAGAACGAGGATGTGAGGGAGGCGGCAGCAGAAGCACTCGAGGAGTTGACCGGAGAGGGCTCCGGTCTCGAGTCCGTGGGCCAGTAGTCCAGATCCCCCTCCGATGATCCTGGAAACCGGGGTGGCAGGAGATCCAGAGATCGGCGGGATTGACCGTGCCATTCCGGCAGGAGGACTGAAGCCCAAGCCGTGGAGGGAGCGAACTCATCTGACGGCCCTCTCGTACCGCTCCCACAGCCGGTCCTTGCTCACCCCGTGGTCGATGAAGTCCCAGGGGAAGATCTCCTCTCGGTCCCTCTCTCTGTAGACGTAGAAGTCCGGGTTGATGTCGACCTGCCGAAAGGCTCGCTTCCAGTCTCCTCCGGACTGGTGGACGGCCAGAAGAATCCTGCCCACTCTCCTGTCCCCCCGTGAGAGGAGGCTCTGGATGTAGCTCCATTTGGGCACGTCATGGGTAACCTCGATATTGGCCTCTCTCCTGAGACCGTTTCCGATTATCTTGAATTTCCGGCGCAGGTTCCCCACGTCCTCAAAGGAGACCCACTGGAAAGGGGTTGATGGTTTCGGAACCAGCCCATTGACACTCAAGGTGAGCCTGCCGAGGCGACGGCTCCTTCTTGCCCACCTGAGCATCCGGTGCTTGATCCTCCGCGTGAGCTGTACGATCGCCTCCACATCCTCGTCGGTCTCAGACGGGATGCCTATCAGGAAATAGAGGCGGAAGCTGAAGAGGCCGTTCTCAAGGAGAATCTCAACCGCCTGAAAAATATCATTCTCCTCGATCCCCTTCTGCAGGACGGCCCGCAGACGCTCCGAGCCCGCCTCGGGGGCCATGGTCACGGTCCTCACCCCACCCATTTTCAGTAACCGGCCGAGCTTCGGGGTCAAATTGTCGAGCCTCACCGAGGCGAGAGAGAACCTCGCTACCAGGCCGACGATGAGATCGCACAGGGCTTCAAGATCAGGGTAGTCGGAGACGGCGGCACCGGTCAGACCGAGCCGCCCACCCCTCTGGATCTCCTCCCGGGCAGTACGGCTCAGATTCTCCAACGACCGGTTTCGGTAAGGACGGTACAGGGAGGAGGCGCAACAGAAGAGGCAACTCCTGGGACACCCGCGGTTCACCTCGATGAGGGTCATCCTCCCGAACTCCGTGTTTGGAGTCCGAACAACAGAGATCGTCGGAAATCGGTCGAGGTCCCTTACGAATCTTCTCTTTATCCTCTCCGGGAAGCCGGCATGGACGG
This window contains:
- a CDS encoding HEAT repeat domain-containing protein, which encodes MVRNRIRGSFFVVCALLLLLGPPDGLGASRETGGPSPRVLVKAKDDLLTLKATDAPLIEVLTRIVNETGIRITLHGEPDDVLTADFSDLPLDKGLRRLLKDWDYVLIYDQAEGRHESPRIREVIIYPGRGGSMKEGLESRVITPEERPAEEHGGTSFDSMVKKLKHKDPAVRAEAVDSLLDSEDRRALSHLARALLNDESPEVRESAAEALGELGEKKSVNSLARALHDRDAGVRETAVDALAEIGGPEAVKALKVALGDENEDVREAAAEALEELTGEGSGLESVGQ
- a CDS encoding radical SAM protein, yielding MRSEQGAVRKEWGGRVPVCLIYPNRYEVGMSNLGFQTIYGLLNDQPQVVCERAFLPAAEDLEVLRRESTPILSLESQRPLTDFEILAFSISFENDFINILTILHHARIPLESSARRGGEPLVVAGGVATFLNPEPVADFIDIFLLGEGEEALLEFMETYLDARGTGADREDLLHALSTLEGVYLPRYYQPIYGPAGKIREISVHAGFPERIKRRFVRDLDRFPTISVVRTPNTEFGRMTLIEVNRGCPRSCLFCCASSLYRPYRNRSLENLSRTAREEIQRGGRLGLTGAAVSDYPDLEALCDLIVGLVARFSLASVRLDNLTPKLGRLLKMGGVRTVTMAPEAGSERLRAVLQKGIEENDIFQAVEILLENGLFSFRLYFLIGIPSETDEDVEAIVQLTRRIKHRMLRWARRSRRLGRLTLSVNGLVPKPSTPFQWVSFEDVGNLRRKFKIIGNGLRREANIEVTHDVPKWSYIQSLLSRGDRRVGRILLAVHQSGGDWKRAFRQVDINPDFYVYRERDREEIFPWDFIDHGVSKDRLWERYERAVR